A DNA window from Niabella yanshanensis contains the following coding sequences:
- a CDS encoding glycosyltransferase — translation MNKRIALISDHASPLAAPGSVDNGGQNIYVKELAIELAMQGCIVDIYTRWENSALPQVLKSSKNIRLIHIKAGPKKCIPKEQLVPYRESFAENMITFMKIYGIRYDVVHANFFISAYVAMRIKERMAIPYVITFHALGKVRRLHQGNNDLFPPERIQMEQLAINQADAIVAECPQDRQDLLEHYDAPADKITVIPCGVNIKTFFNTGKKPSRARLHIPADDFVILQLGRMVPRKGIENVIRATAVAVKKGVKCHLVIVGGTAANDAEHLRLKKLCEDLHINDIVSFVGQQEQMELKYYYSAADVFVSTPWYEPFGITPLEAMACETPVIGSRVGGIQFSVKEPETGLLVDPEQPQAVAEIFEDLSRNNHLLDQMGKNGLERVKLMFTWKRIAHEMQLMYEMVCPTAVTEISFPVQNRQVQYAGIPLFKS, via the coding sequence ATGAATAAGCGTATTGCATTGATAAGCGATCATGCCTCTCCACTCGCCGCCCCCGGTAGTGTCGATAACGGCGGACAAAATATTTATGTAAAAGAACTCGCGATAGAATTAGCCATGCAGGGCTGCATCGTAGACATCTATACCCGCTGGGAAAATAGTGCTTTACCCCAGGTACTAAAATCGAGCAAAAATATCCGCCTGATTCACATAAAAGCCGGCCCTAAAAAATGCATTCCTAAAGAGCAGTTAGTGCCCTATCGGGAATCATTTGCTGAGAACATGATTACTTTTATGAAGATATATGGCATCCGCTACGATGTGGTGCATGCCAACTTTTTTATCAGTGCCTATGTCGCCATGCGTATTAAAGAAAGAATGGCTATACCCTATGTTATTACTTTCCATGCTTTGGGAAAAGTACGCAGGCTGCACCAGGGCAATAACGATCTCTTCCCGCCGGAACGTATCCAAATGGAACAACTTGCCATCAACCAGGCTGATGCAATCGTCGCCGAATGCCCGCAAGACCGGCAGGATCTCCTGGAACACTATGATGCGCCGGCCGACAAGATCACGGTTATACCTTGCGGTGTGAATATAAAAACCTTTTTCAATACGGGTAAAAAACCTTCGCGGGCTCGTTTGCATATACCCGCCGATGATTTTGTAATACTGCAGCTGGGCCGTATGGTGCCCCGCAAAGGCATCGAAAACGTGATCCGTGCAACCGCCGTCGCCGTGAAAAAAGGGGTCAAATGCCATCTGGTTATTGTTGGCGGCACCGCAGCAAACGATGCAGAGCACCTGCGCCTTAAAAAGCTTTGTGAAGATCTGCACATAAATGACATAGTGAGTTTTGTTGGCCAGCAGGAACAAATGGAGTTAAAATACTATTATTCTGCAGCAGATGTATTTGTGTCTACGCCCTGGTACGAGCCTTTCGGTATTACGCCGTTGGAAGCTATGGCCTGTGAAACGCCGGTGATAGGATCACGGGTGGGAGGAATTCAATTTAGTGTAAAAGAACCGGAAACCGGCTTATTGGTTGATCCTGAACAACCGCAGGCAGTGGCCGAAATTTTCGAAGATCTGAGTCGTAACAATCATCTGTTGGATCAAATGGGAAAAAATGGTTTGGAAAGAGTAAAATTGATGTTTACCTGGAAACGCATTGCACACGAAATGCAATTGATGTACGAGATGGTATGCCCCACTGCAGTTACAGAAATTTCTTTTCCTGTTCAGAACCGGCAGGTTCAATATGCAGGTATTCCTTTATTTAAGAGTTGA
- a CDS encoding glycosyltransferase family 4 protein codes for MLLYALKAHGFIFDTASTMMILPQNKIRIFTWHVHGSYLYYLSQGPFEIFIPVNAARSEGYYGRGNTFPFGTNVHEVPVDELKDLCFDVLLFQSFKNYQKDQFEVLTVKQRNAPKIYLEHNTPHGTAVTTRHYVNDADILLVHVTHFNRLMWDNGQTPTTVIPHGVTDGKVPYSGNYEKGFVAINHLPHRGRVLGWDIFRKVNRTIPLDLAGMGNEGHGIGEVLHPRLPEVRAQYRFFFHPVRHTSLALAVCEAMMAGVPVVGLATTELVTAINNGVNGWMHTNIDVLIDNMKGLLKDRIKAKKMGRAGQETAMELWNIQQFSKRWQHAFEQVLASQKQPLNLVQ; via the coding sequence GTGCTTCTATACGCTTTAAAAGCACATGGCTTCATATTTGACACCGCTTCAACCATGATGATCCTACCTCAGAATAAGATCAGGATTTTTACCTGGCATGTACACGGAAGTTATCTCTATTATTTATCGCAGGGACCTTTTGAAATTTTTATACCGGTTAATGCGGCGCGAAGTGAAGGCTACTACGGACGAGGTAACACGTTCCCTTTTGGAACCAATGTGCATGAAGTGCCTGTAGATGAACTAAAAGATCTTTGCTTTGATGTACTCTTATTTCAATCCTTTAAAAATTATCAAAAAGATCAGTTTGAAGTACTTACAGTTAAACAGCGTAATGCACCCAAGATATACCTTGAACATAATACCCCTCATGGCACCGCTGTTACCACACGTCATTATGTGAACGATGCGGACATCCTTCTGGTGCATGTAACCCATTTTAACCGGCTGATGTGGGACAATGGACAAACGCCCACCACAGTAATTCCCCATGGTGTAACAGATGGTAAAGTTCCGTACAGTGGCAATTATGAAAAAGGATTTGTAGCTATTAACCACCTGCCACACCGGGGGCGTGTATTGGGCTGGGATATATTCCGCAAGGTGAACCGGACGATTCCACTAGACCTGGCTGGTATGGGAAATGAAGGACACGGCATCGGGGAAGTGCTGCATCCCCGGTTACCCGAAGTGAGAGCACAGTATCGCTTTTTTTTCCACCCGGTGCGGCATACCAGCCTCGCTCTGGCGGTATGTGAAGCTATGATGGCAGGTGTTCCGGTTGTCGGATTGGCTACTACCGAATTGGTAACCGCTATCAATAACGGTGTAAACGGATGGATGCATACCAATATTGATGTACTCATAGATAACATGAAAGGCTTACTAAAAGATCGCATCAAAGCCAAAAAAATGGGAAGAGCCGGACAGGAAACTGCTATGGAATTATGGAATATACAACAGTTTTCAAAAAGATGGCAACATGCTTTCGAGCAAGTGTTAGCTTCACAAAAACAACCTCTAAACCTTGTACAATAA